The nucleotide window GACTCCGGATTCACCGCCGACATCGACGGGGACGATGCCGGCCTCGTCGCCGAATATCCGGGCCTCTGGCGGCGGACTCCTTAACCTTAAATAGCTCGTGAAGTTTGGACGTCCGTCCCATCCGGGGATTGCTCAATGCCTGAGGAGAAGCCCGAGCCCGAA belongs to Thermoplasmata archaeon and includes:
- a CDS encoding putative glycolipid-binding domain-containing protein — encoded protein: MNRYRYESLDSGFTADIDGDDAGLVAEYPGLWRRTP